One segment of Trueperaceae bacterium DNA contains the following:
- a CDS encoding sugar ABC transporter permease, with translation MRYRRNWWGRNGHLVLFLAPATIIYGLFMAYPLLSSLSYSLFEWDGFIRQGFAGLKNFVSVLTRWPYNERFWSALGHNAYFFAVTFAIQTTLGLFVAVLLAQKRRGFAFFQAVYFLPHTLSLVVVGFLWRMLLNPTWGALAQGLKRVGLDGAVQPWLGQSSTALTAVVLVNGWAWLGFPILVYLAAVQAIPREFNEAALVDGANPWQNFRFVTLPLLLPSLTMVTILTFIWDFNAFELVFVMQGASGSPAYATDLLATFFYRTAFGDPTTGGEPGQIGLAAAIGVLMLVIIGIVSVLGVRFMTRRQTEY, from the coding sequence ATGCGGTACCGCAGGAACTGGTGGGGCAGGAACGGGCACCTCGTGCTCTTCCTCGCCCCCGCCACCATCATCTACGGCCTCTTCATGGCCTACCCGCTCCTGTCGTCCCTGAGCTACAGCCTCTTCGAGTGGGACGGCTTCATCCGCCAGGGCTTCGCGGGGCTCAAGAACTTCGTGTCGGTCCTCACGCGCTGGCCCTACAACGAGCGCTTCTGGTCGGCCCTCGGGCACAACGCCTACTTCTTCGCCGTCACGTTCGCCATCCAGACGACGCTCGGACTCTTCGTGGCGGTCCTGTTGGCCCAGAAGCGCCGCGGCTTCGCGTTCTTCCAGGCCGTCTACTTCCTGCCGCACACCCTCTCGCTCGTGGTGGTCGGCTTCCTGTGGCGCATGCTCCTCAACCCCACCTGGGGCGCGCTCGCCCAGGGGCTCAAGCGCGTCGGCCTGGACGGCGCCGTGCAGCCGTGGCTGGGCCAGAGCTCCACCGCCCTCACCGCCGTGGTGCTGGTGAACGGCTGGGCCTGGCTCGGCTTCCCCATCCTCGTCTACCTGGCCGCGGTGCAGGCCATCCCGCGCGAGTTCAACGAGGCGGCGCTGGTGGACGGCGCCAACCCGTGGCAGAACTTCCGCTTCGTCACCCTGCCGCTCTTGCTCCCGTCGCTGACCATGGTCACCATCCTGACCTTCATCTGGGACTTCAACGCGTTCGAGCTCGTCTTCGTCATGCAGGGCGCCTCCGGCTCGCCCGCCTACGCCACCGACCTGCTCGCCACGTTCTTCTACCGCACGGCGTTCGGCGACCCCACCACGGGCGGGGAGCCCGGCCAGATCGGGCTCGCCGCCGCCATCGGGGTGCTGATGCTCGTGATCATCGGGATCGTCTCTGTCCTCGGGGTGCGCTTCATGACGCGCCGGCAGACGGAGTACTGA
- a CDS encoding c-type cytochrome, translated as MAFMIVVFIILSAFSFVGSRGQVTPDTVQYAGEHEAIDGKRVFQAYNCMGCHTIVGNGAYFGPDLTDTYEAAGPAWIAAFLPSAGTWPTEAALRVQLANPKVAAETGITDLAAYYERFPGAKERIERRGGLDTFMPNLPFTAQEVQDLIGFLKYTSLMDTEGWPPTPKVNGLEHPMAAKSLVAVAATTAAPATTPAAPSAPTQAAADTAAEGKQLAEQYGCLACHATDAASKVGPGWGGIYGTTTQLEGGGTALIDEAYLSEAITAPDAQIVAGYPKGVMPSYANVLAQGEVDAIVAYIRSLESQ; from the coding sequence CTGGCCTTCATGATCGTGGTGTTCATCATCCTCTCCGCCTTCTCGTTCGTCGGGTCGCGCGGGCAGGTCACGCCCGACACCGTCCAGTACGCGGGCGAGCACGAAGCCATCGACGGCAAGCGCGTCTTCCAGGCCTACAACTGCATGGGCTGCCACACCATCGTGGGCAACGGCGCCTACTTCGGCCCCGACCTCACCGACACCTACGAGGCCGCCGGCCCGGCCTGGATAGCGGCGTTCCTCCCATCCGCCGGCACCTGGCCCACGGAGGCGGCGCTGCGCGTGCAGCTCGCCAACCCCAAGGTCGCTGCCGAGACGGGCATCACCGACCTCGCCGCCTACTACGAACGGTTCCCGGGCGCCAAGGAGCGCATCGAGCGCCGCGGCGGCCTCGACACCTTCATGCCCAACCTGCCGTTCACGGCGCAAGAGGTCCAAGACCTCATCGGCTTCCTCAAGTACACGTCGCTGATGGACACGGAGGGCTGGCCCCCCACTCCCAAGGTGAACGGGCTCGAGCACCCCATGGCCGCCAAGTCGCTCGTCGCGGTCGCGGCGACGACGGCAGCGCCCGCGACCACGCCCGCCGCCCCGAGCGCGCCCACCCAGGCGGCCGCCGACACCGCCGCGGAGGGCAAGCAGCTCGCCGAGCAGTACGGATGTCTCGCCTGTCACGCCACGGACGCCGCCAGCAAGGTCGGGCCGGGCTGGGGTGGCATCTACGGCACCACCACCCAGCTCGAGGGCGGCGGGACTGCCCTCATCGACGAGGCCTACCTGAGCGAGGCGATCACCGCGCCAGACGCTCAGATCGTGGCCGGCTACCCCAAGGGCGTCATGCCCTCGTACGCCAACGTGCTCGCGCAGGGTGAGGTCGACGCGATCGTGGCCTACATCCGTTCCCTGGAGTCGCAATGA
- a CDS encoding carbohydrate ABC transporter permease, producing MALVFLYPVLLMVLTAFKTTPEIFRNPFGLPEALTFKGFATVWQRAHFGLYLRNSVIVTGASALLLIASAAPAAYALARYTFGLRTFLFIFFLAGIMIPIRLGILPLYLLMRDLGLIDTPFALVLTYTASGMPMAVFLLSVFFRNLPRELEDAARIDGCTEWQTFYRIMLPLVKPGLATVVIVNVVPWWNDFFFPLLFLTTDRWKTIPLGMQIFFGQHLIDWSLVFSGMVLASLPLLVVYLVMSRQFIAGLTAGAVKG from the coding sequence ATGGCGCTCGTCTTCCTCTACCCCGTGCTGCTCATGGTGCTGACGGCCTTCAAGACCACGCCCGAGATCTTCCGCAACCCGTTCGGGCTGCCCGAGGCGCTCACCTTCAAGGGGTTCGCCACCGTGTGGCAACGCGCCCACTTCGGGCTCTACCTGCGCAACAGCGTCATCGTGACGGGCGCCTCGGCCCTACTGCTCATCGCCAGCGCGGCGCCGGCGGCCTACGCGCTGGCGCGCTACACGTTCGGGCTGCGCACCTTCCTGTTCATCTTCTTCCTGGCCGGCATCATGATCCCCATCCGGCTGGGCATCCTCCCCCTCTACCTCCTCATGCGCGACCTGGGCCTGATAGACACGCCGTTCGCCCTCGTCCTCACCTACACGGCCTCCGGGATGCCCATGGCCGTCTTCCTCCTCTCCGTCTTCTTCCGCAACCTGCCGCGCGAGCTGGAGGACGCCGCCCGCATCGACGGCTGCACTGAGTGGCAGACCTTCTACCGCATCATGCTGCCACTCGTGAAACCGGGGCTCGCGACGGTCGTGATCGTCAACGTCGTGCCGTGGTGGAACGACTTCTTCTTCCCGCTCCTGTTCCTCACCACGGACCGCTGGAAGACGATCCCGCTCGGCATGCAGATCTTCTTCGGGCAGCACCTCATCGACTGGAGCCTCGTCTTCAGCGGCATGGTGCTCGCCAGCCTGCCGCTCCTCGTCGTCTACCTCGTCATGTCGAGGCAGTTCATCGCGGGCCTGACCGCCGGGGCGGTCAAGGGATGA
- a CDS encoding response regulator: protein MKVLIVEDEDGISRTLEAYLRREGYETEVAASGTAALALFRAAAPDLVLLDVMLPGVDGFEVLKAIRRAGEVPVIMLTARTEEVDRLVGLGLGADDYVVKPFSFREVVARVKAVLRRSLPAQEPGERVTVGRLSVDVTGAGASYAGQDLQLTATEFRLLAALAAAPGRVFDRAELIARALPDSDMLERTIDSHLKNLRRKLAAAGAPGLIRTVRGLGFRLEEGR, encoded by the coding sequence ATGAAGGTCCTGATCGTCGAGGACGAGGACGGGATCTCGCGCACCCTCGAGGCGTACCTGCGCCGCGAGGGGTACGAGACGGAGGTGGCCGCGAGCGGCACCGCCGCGCTGGCGCTCTTCCGCGCTGCGGCCCCCGACCTGGTCCTGCTCGACGTGATGCTGCCGGGCGTCGACGGCTTCGAGGTGCTCAAGGCCATCAGGCGCGCCGGAGAGGTGCCGGTCATCATGCTCACGGCGCGCACCGAGGAGGTCGACCGCCTGGTGGGGCTGGGCCTCGGCGCCGACGATTACGTGGTCAAGCCGTTCTCCTTCCGGGAGGTGGTGGCGCGCGTGAAGGCCGTCCTGCGGCGCTCGCTCCCCGCACAGGAACCCGGAGAGCGGGTGACCGTCGGGCGCTTGAGCGTCGACGTGACGGGCGCCGGCGCCAGCTACGCCGGTCAGGACCTGCAGCTCACCGCCACCGAGTTCCGCCTGCTCGCCGCCCTGGCCGCGGCCCCAGGGCGCGTGTTCGACCGCGCCGAGCTCATCGCCAGGGCGCTGCCAGACAGCGACATGCTCGAGCGCACGATCGACTCCCACCTCAAGAACCTGCGCCGGAAGCTCGCAGCGGCGGGCGCCCCCGGGTTGATCAGGACCGTGCGCGGGCTCGGCTTCCGGCTGGAGGAGGGGCGGTGA
- a CDS encoding extracellular solute-binding protein yields MKRAFRSLALAVAAALLATAVAETTLTFWSWRTEDVAAYEKFIAAFHAENPDINVTFTPYLNTEYNTILSTALQGGGGPDIVHLRAYGGMEALAGAGLLTRLDGKVTALEGFDKGILLGATNRADGGVYGVPFALQTVQVLYNKAMFERLGLTEPTTWAEFLAVGDALKASGVYALANGAKDPWTVETLFGGVAPTYYGCTPFFEEITAGKTNFLDQRFSAALQRMLDLRPYMADNYMGVGYTDMQTIFAFEQAGMLIGGSYELGNMASLNPDLQIGSFPVPADDAATPSCISYYVDGSYGINAASPHQAEALKFIEFLASQEYGQMFTDTLQQISAVPGTVPTSKPLAEMVGLMTSEGTPYLMLTAFRFGQPSGSTLLQNEMQGAMAGDKSLAEVVNNIQRGVAEWFAPFQ; encoded by the coding sequence ATGAAGCGTGCCTTCCGCTCCCTCGCACTCGCCGTCGCCGCGGCGCTCCTCGCCACCGCGGTGGCCGAGACCACCCTCACCTTCTGGAGCTGGCGCACGGAGGACGTGGCGGCCTACGAGAAGTTCATCGCCGCGTTCCACGCCGAGAACCCCGACATCAACGTCACCTTCACCCCCTACCTCAACACCGAGTACAACACCATCCTCTCCACCGCGCTGCAGGGCGGCGGCGGCCCGGACATCGTCCACCTGCGCGCCTACGGCGGCATGGAGGCGCTGGCGGGCGCCGGGCTCCTCACGCGCCTCGACGGCAAGGTGACGGCACTCGAAGGGTTCGACAAGGGCATCTTGCTCGGCGCCACCAACCGCGCCGACGGCGGGGTCTACGGCGTGCCGTTCGCGCTGCAGACCGTCCAGGTCCTCTACAACAAGGCCATGTTCGAACGCCTCGGCCTCACCGAGCCCACCACCTGGGCCGAGTTCCTCGCCGTGGGCGACGCCCTCAAGGCCTCCGGCGTCTACGCCCTCGCCAACGGCGCCAAGGACCCGTGGACGGTCGAGACCCTGTTCGGCGGCGTGGCTCCTACCTACTACGGCTGCACGCCGTTCTTCGAGGAGATCACCGCCGGCAAGACCAACTTCCTCGACCAACGCTTCAGCGCCGCGCTCCAGCGCATGCTCGACCTGCGCCCGTACATGGCCGACAACTACATGGGCGTCGGCTACACCGACATGCAGACCATCTTCGCGTTCGAGCAGGCCGGCATGTTGATCGGCGGCTCCTACGAGCTCGGCAACATGGCCAGCCTCAACCCCGACCTGCAGATCGGCTCGTTCCCCGTGCCGGCCGACGACGCCGCCACCCCGAGCTGCATCAGCTACTACGTCGACGGCTCGTACGGCATCAACGCCGCCAGCCCCCACCAGGCCGAGGCCCTCAAGTTCATCGAGTTCCTAGCCAGCCAGGAGTACGGCCAGATGTTCACCGACACGCTCCAGCAGATCTCGGCCGTGCCGGGCACCGTGCCCACCAGCAAGCCGCTCGCCGAGATGGTCGGGCTGATGACCAGCGAAGGCACCCCGTACCTCATGCTCACCGCCTTCCGGTTCGGCCAGCCCAGCGGCTCCACGCTCCTGCAGAACGAGATGCAGGGCGCCATGGCCGGCGACAAGAGCCTCGCCGAGGTGGTCAACAACATCCAGCGCGGCGTGGCGGAGTGGTTCGCGCCGTTCCAGTGA
- a CDS encoding HAMP domain-containing protein, with amino-acid sequence MRRLGVRLVLAFVGVTLLTMGLMAAPLVTAIVRENGALPPGERARFGAGDLGRRLLFEGRVLVGDGWTAVLTPRAAGARELQSAVGRAAVVRLLRDSLEQRAASLAASGLLALVVAVVLALVLARVIAGPVERVTRAAGRVAAGDLSVRLDAPAEAGAGAAETTRLAQSFNAMADALERLEANRKALVADVAHELRTPLTIMRGRLEAVEDGVVPLTMDEVRDLHAQVLALGRLVDDLRTLSLADAGELSVERVDVDLRELALQVVAGVQVAAGARDVTLEVRGDGPVRAFVDPDRMRQVMLNLLDNALRHSPAGGRVTLSVEGAPPGACFSVRDEGPGLEEGTEARIFERFVRGDPSRARSGGGSGLGLAIVSSLVSLHGGTVTATNAPGGGALFTVRL; translated from the coding sequence GTGAGGCGCCTGGGCGTCAGGCTGGTGCTCGCCTTCGTGGGCGTGACGCTACTCACCATGGGTCTGATGGCCGCCCCGCTCGTGACGGCCATCGTCCGCGAGAACGGCGCGTTGCCGCCCGGCGAGCGCGCCCGGTTCGGGGCGGGCGACCTGGGGAGGCGGCTGCTGTTCGAGGGCCGGGTGCTCGTGGGCGACGGTTGGACGGCCGTGCTGACGCCGCGCGCCGCCGGGGCGCGTGAGCTCCAGAGCGCCGTGGGACGCGCGGCCGTGGTGCGCCTCCTGCGCGACTCCCTCGAGCAGCGCGCCGCCAGCCTGGCGGCCTCCGGCCTCCTGGCGCTGGTGGTGGCGGTGGTGCTCGCGCTGGTACTCGCGCGCGTCATCGCCGGGCCGGTCGAGCGGGTCACGCGCGCCGCGGGGCGGGTGGCGGCCGGCGACCTGTCGGTGCGCCTCGACGCCCCGGCGGAGGCGGGCGCGGGCGCCGCCGAGACGACGCGCCTCGCGCAGAGCTTCAACGCCATGGCAGACGCGCTCGAGCGCCTGGAGGCGAACCGCAAGGCGCTCGTCGCCGACGTGGCGCACGAGCTGCGCACGCCCCTGACCATCATGCGGGGCCGGTTGGAGGCCGTCGAGGACGGCGTGGTGCCGCTCACGATGGACGAGGTGAGGGACCTGCACGCGCAGGTGCTGGCGCTCGGCCGCCTGGTCGACGACCTGCGCACCCTGTCGCTCGCCGACGCGGGCGAGCTGTCGGTCGAACGCGTCGACGTCGACCTGCGCGAGCTCGCGCTGCAGGTCGTCGCCGGGGTCCAGGTGGCGGCGGGCGCGAGGGACGTGACCCTCGAGGTGCGGGGCGACGGTCCGGTGCGCGCCTTCGTGGATCCCGACCGCATGCGGCAGGTGATGCTCAACCTGCTCGACAACGCGCTCAGGCACTCGCCGGCGGGTGGGCGGGTGACGTTGAGCGTCGAGGGCGCGCCGCCGGGTGCCTGCTTCAGCGTGAGGGACGAGGGACCCGGGTTGGAGGAGGGCACCGAGGCGCGCATCTTCGAGCGGTTCGTGCGGGGCGACCCGAGCCGCGCCCGGTCCGGCGGCGGCAGCGGCCTCGGCCTCGCCATCGTCAGCAGCCTGGTGAGCCTGCACGGCGGGACCGTCACGGCGACCAACGCGCCGGGCGGCGGGGCGCTCTTCACCGTCCGGCTCTGA
- a CDS encoding DUF1343 domain-containing protein encodes MKGYGIDALLAAPERYLPGPRLLLLANQASLTADGRPTLEALRNHPDLELTGLLTPEHGFSGFEDDATPIDDRRDARTGLALHSLYGPRRRPRAEVLADVDAVVIDVQEVGVRCYTYATTAALVCEAAAEAGTRVVLCDRPNPLGARVDGPLLDPARRSFLGYLDVPFQHGRTMGEVVAWGTRASGVDLAVVGVGEAAVPARRPFVPPSPGLPTPDAVALYPGLVLLEGTNLNEGRGTTLPFQLLGAPWLDGYALAAELNELQVPGLLFRPLTYLPRSDTHAGRTCSGVQLHVVDAAALRPLTAVAGVLRHVRARHPREFVWTLAAHKPWSRLPGAGEPWHEPVTGYLVDALTGDDSVRRVVDGDLDLEVATANWRRATTEWTAAFEEGRGAG; translated from the coding sequence ATGAAGGGCTACGGCATCGACGCGCTCCTCGCCGCGCCCGAGCGGTACCTCCCCGGCCCGCGCCTCCTGCTCCTCGCCAACCAGGCCTCCCTCACGGCCGACGGCCGGCCGACGCTCGAGGCCCTGCGGAACCACCCCGACCTCGAGCTGACCGGGCTCCTGACGCCCGAGCACGGCTTCAGCGGCTTCGAGGACGACGCAACCCCGATCGACGACCGGCGCGACGCCCGCACGGGCCTCGCGCTGCATAGCCTCTACGGGCCGCGGCGCCGCCCGCGGGCCGAGGTCCTGGCCGACGTCGACGCCGTCGTGATCGACGTCCAGGAGGTGGGCGTGCGCTGCTACACGTACGCCACCACGGCCGCCCTCGTGTGCGAGGCGGCGGCCGAGGCGGGCACGCGCGTGGTGTTGTGCGACCGCCCCAACCCCCTCGGCGCCAGGGTGGACGGGCCGCTGCTCGACCCGGCCCGCCGCTCCTTCCTCGGCTACCTCGACGTGCCGTTCCAGCACGGCCGCACCATGGGCGAGGTGGTGGCGTGGGGCACGCGCGCGAGCGGCGTCGACCTGGCCGTGGTGGGCGTGGGCGAGGCGGCCGTGCCGGCCCGCCGCCCGTTCGTGCCACCCTCGCCGGGGCTCCCCACCCCCGACGCGGTGGCGCTCTACCCGGGGCTGGTGCTGCTCGAGGGCACCAACCTGAACGAGGGTCGCGGCACCACCCTGCCGTTCCAACTGCTGGGCGCGCCGTGGCTCGACGGTTACGCCCTGGCGGCCGAGCTGAACGAGCTGCAGGTGCCGGGCCTGCTGTTCAGGCCCCTCACCTACCTGCCGCGCAGCGACACCCACGCCGGGCGGACTTGCAGCGGCGTGCAGCTTCACGTGGTGGACGCCGCGGCGCTCAGGCCGTTGACCGCCGTGGCCGGGGTGCTGCGTCACGTGCGCGCCCGCCACCCGCGCGAGTTCGTCTGGACGCTCGCCGCCCACAAGCCGTGGAGCCGGCTGCCCGGCGCCGGCGAGCCGTGGCACGAACCCGTGACCGGCTACCTGGTCGACGCCTTGACGGGCGACGACAGCGTGAGGCGCGTGGTCGACGGCGACCTCGACCTGGAGGTCGCCACGGCGAACTGGCGGCGAGCGACGACGGAGTGGACGGCGGCGTTCGAGGAAGGGCGCGGGGCGGGCTGA